The following are encoded in a window of Acidobacteriota bacterium genomic DNA:
- a CDS encoding N-acetylmuramoyl-L-alanine amidase produces MLTGKRLLPRTVIPAVLLAALAWGPATAARDREGTKAAFAQADEKEQALRQVPPEQRRQADYESIIGLYRKVPWLDPGAGECDNALLRTSLLRREGGKRFNQPRWIERAIESLDWLLKEYPYSPLQREALKLKGDILSEDLNRPDEARAVYEAYLKRYPRHASTLEVSRKLKALKTAETGPAPPREGGPAGKPPRLTDIRFWSTSDYTRVILDFDGRVTYTHDAAYNPYRIFFDFDPAVLGPDTKERIAPPDDIYLSGIRAALYKPEVVRVVLDFKKAGSYTVFSLPNTNSVVIDIRDPEQSAMVLERRKKLAQVFQGGGRPIGSGIEVRDLPPPPRRSGSGKKPAAASPAVPPTTPQPTPPPPAATAPVTPPSRPVSTPPAAGGPDVKPPGAPPPERIDVATLSRVMRLKIGKIVIDPGHGGKDTGSIGYDGLLEKDVVLAIARELKRQIEATLEIEVVLTRDADVFIPLEQRTARVNTEKADLFISLHANASRDRKVGGLETFFLGFSRDRAALMLAAYENATTEKGLGDLSDVIRKITQYEKMKESRLFARKMHHHLCKALRPLDPAARDRGVKTAPFVVLIGTNVPSVLLEIGFISNQKEAAFISDPANQAKVSAAIVEGIRDYLAGFEIRAQKP; encoded by the coding sequence ATGTTGACCGGCAAACGCCTCCTCCCCCGCACCGTCATCCCGGCGGTGCTCCTCGCCGCCCTGGCGTGGGGGCCCGCGACGGCCGCCCGGGACCGGGAAGGCACCAAGGCGGCCTTCGCCCAGGCGGACGAGAAGGAGCAGGCCCTCCGGCAGGTCCCCCCCGAGCAGCGCCGCCAGGCGGATTACGAGTCCATCATCGGCCTCTACCGCAAGGTCCCCTGGCTCGACCCCGGCGCGGGGGAGTGCGACAACGCCCTCCTGCGGACCAGCCTCCTCCGCCGGGAGGGCGGGAAACGCTTCAACCAGCCCCGGTGGATCGAGCGGGCGATCGAGTCCCTGGACTGGCTCCTCAAGGAATACCCCTACTCCCCCCTCCAGCGTGAAGCCCTCAAGCTCAAGGGGGACATCCTCTCCGAGGACCTGAACCGCCCCGACGAGGCCCGGGCCGTTTACGAGGCGTACCTGAAACGATACCCCCGGCACGCGTCCACCCTGGAAGTCTCCCGGAAACTCAAGGCCCTCAAGACCGCCGAGACCGGCCCCGCACCGCCCCGGGAGGGCGGCCCGGCCGGGAAGCCTCCCCGCCTGACCGACATCCGCTTCTGGTCCACCAGCGACTACACGCGGGTCATCCTGGACTTCGACGGCCGGGTGACCTACACCCACGACGCCGCCTACAACCCGTACCGGATCTTCTTCGACTTCGACCCCGCCGTCCTGGGCCCGGACACGAAGGAGCGGATCGCCCCCCCCGACGACATCTACCTCAGCGGGATCCGGGCCGCCCTCTACAAGCCCGAGGTGGTCCGGGTGGTCCTCGACTTCAAGAAAGCGGGTTCCTACACCGTCTTCTCCCTGCCCAACACCAACAGCGTCGTCATCGACATCCGCGACCCCGAGCAGAGCGCCATGGTGCTCGAGCGGCGGAAGAAGCTCGCCCAGGTGTTCCAGGGGGGCGGGCGCCCCATCGGCAGCGGCATCGAGGTTCGGGACCTCCCCCCGCCGCCCCGGCGTTCGGGAAGCGGGAAAAAGCCCGCGGCCGCCTCGCCGGCCGTTCCCCCGACGACCCCGCAACCCACGCCGCCGCCGCCGGCCGCGACGGCGCCGGTGACGCCGCCCTCCCGGCCCGTCTCGACCCCGCCCGCCGCCGGGGGCCCGGACGTCAAGCCGCCGGGCGCACCCCCGCCGGAACGGATCGACGTGGCCACCCTCAGCCGCGTGATGCGCCTGAAGATCGGCAAGATCGTGATCGACCCCGGCCACGGCGGCAAGGACACCGGGTCCATAGGGTACGACGGCCTCCTCGAGAAGGACGTCGTCCTGGCCATCGCCCGCGAACTGAAGCGGCAGATCGAGGCGACCCTCGAGATCGAAGTCGTCCTCACCCGGGACGCGGACGTCTTCATCCCCCTGGAACAGCGCACGGCCCGCGTCAACACGGAAAAGGCGGACCTCTTCATCTCCCTCCACGCCAACGCCAGCCGGGACCGGAAAGTGGGCGGGCTGGAGACCTTCTTCCTCGGCTTTTCCCGGGACCGGGCCGCCCTGATGCTGGCCGCCTACGAGAACGCCACCACGGAGAAGGGCCTGGGGGACCTCAGCGACGTCATCCGCAAGATCACCCAGTACGAGAAGATGAAGGAGTCGCGCCTCTTCGCCCGGAAGATGCACCACCACCTCTGCAAGGCCCTGAGGCCGCTCGACCCCGCCGCCCGGGACCGGGGGGTGAAAACCGCGCCCTTCGTCGTGCTGATCGGGACCAACGTCCCGTCCGTGCTCCTCGAGATCGGCTTCATCAGCAACCAGAAGGAGGCGGCTTTCATCTCCGACCCGGCCAACCAGGCCAAGGTTTCCGCCGCCATCGTGGAAGGGATCCGGGACTACCTCGCGGGCTTCGAGATCCGCGCCCAGAAACCCTAG
- a CDS encoding DUF503 domain-containing protein, translating to MHFEFFFPDAHSLKEKRMILRRLKDGLGARFNVSVAEVGFQDLWQRALLAVALVSNSRASVEQQASRVIQEVEQITPSELVRHHVEYW from the coding sequence ATGCACTTCGAGTTCTTTTTCCCCGACGCGCACTCCCTGAAGGAGAAGCGGATGATCCTCCGGCGGCTGAAGGACGGGTTGGGCGCGCGGTTCAACGTCTCCGTGGCCGAGGTGGGCTTCCAGGACCTGTGGCAGCGCGCCCTGCTGGCCGTGGCCCTGGTTTCGAACTCCCGGGCCTCGGTGGAGCAGCAGGCCTCCCGGGTCATCCAGGAAGTGGAGCAGATCACGCCTTCGGAACTGGTTCGGCACCACGTCGAGTACTGGTGA
- the infB gene encoding translation initiation factor IF-2 — MDNVTVNQLAEEFRLDSKVILKELKKIGVMLFSANQPIDPRFVGKVQSHLKLLSNLQIEQEKKAERAKAISKKKVVKTKPKKPELTPLETAMSKDMKIRKADRPGDVRPLAEELIEEELVEDVPVPEEVAPPEAVAAKPAVPVEEGEKKVIRKASKEIIEEIQRKARLEKPPVAPPVEAAAAEVTAVAEAVLPAPPAAPAEKEGLIVREIKKEKKKGKVLKRTSTGPAPQGEADKGFSLFRPTDQHKRRFKKRRRTRGEEVETAWAETRTEREMEKITLPEGLSVKEIAERLNIPVREILKNLFMKGIMVNINQILDADVVSGVAREYGFTVESVSYEEDLFETEFLESDKEHYTFRGPVVTVMGHVDHGKTSLLDAIRQTMVAAKEAGGITQHIGAYKVEVNDRRITFIDTPGHEAFTLMRARGAQITDIVVLVVAADDGVMPQTVEAVQHARAAGVPIVVAINKIDKPNANIDRVKHDLAALDLISEEWGGKNVFCEVSAKKHINIDHLLEMILLVADLQELKANPQTKAMGTVIESRLDRARGPVATLLVQNGTLFERDYIVAGSISGKIRAMHDENNRRIDMAGPSTPVMVLGLENVPQAGEKFFATDDISKARQLSLYRQQKQREELLRKTDTRVSLETLFEKLQQGQIKELPIILKVDVQGSRDAIETLLNRLSTEKVKIRILHSAVGAINENDVLLASASNAIVVGFNVKPSKMAEDLAQRENVDIHFYNVIYTIADDIKKAMEGLLEFTQRETVIGTATVRDTFRITGIGTIAGTYVQDGVIRRDSRVRLFRGGAVVYDSRISSLKRFKEDTTEVKAGYECGVGIENYNDIKVDDELQFYVVEKVKATLDS; from the coding sequence ATGGATAACGTGACAGTCAATCAGCTGGCCGAGGAATTCCGTCTCGACAGCAAGGTCATTCTGAAGGAGCTGAAGAAAATCGGGGTGATGCTCTTCTCGGCCAACCAACCCATCGACCCCCGTTTCGTGGGCAAGGTCCAGTCTCACCTCAAGCTTCTCTCCAACCTCCAGATCGAGCAGGAGAAGAAGGCCGAGCGGGCGAAGGCGATCTCCAAGAAGAAGGTCGTCAAGACCAAGCCCAAGAAGCCGGAGCTGACGCCGCTCGAGACCGCCATGTCCAAGGACATGAAGATCCGCAAGGCCGACCGGCCCGGCGACGTCCGCCCCCTGGCGGAGGAACTGATCGAGGAAGAGCTCGTCGAGGACGTGCCCGTGCCGGAGGAGGTCGCCCCCCCCGAAGCCGTCGCGGCCAAGCCCGCGGTTCCGGTGGAGGAGGGCGAGAAGAAGGTCATCCGAAAGGCGTCCAAGGAGATCATCGAGGAGATCCAGCGGAAGGCCCGCCTCGAGAAGCCTCCCGTGGCCCCGCCGGTGGAAGCGGCCGCCGCCGAGGTGACCGCCGTCGCCGAGGCGGTGCTCCCCGCCCCGCCGGCCGCCCCCGCCGAGAAGGAGGGCCTGATCGTCCGGGAGATCAAGAAGGAGAAGAAGAAGGGGAAGGTCCTCAAGCGGACGTCCACGGGGCCGGCCCCCCAGGGCGAGGCCGACAAGGGCTTCAGCCTCTTCCGCCCCACCGACCAGCACAAGCGCCGGTTCAAGAAGCGCCGCCGCACCCGCGGGGAAGAGGTCGAGACCGCCTGGGCCGAAACCCGGACCGAGCGGGAGATGGAAAAGATCACCCTCCCCGAGGGCCTGTCGGTCAAGGAGATCGCCGAGCGCCTCAACATCCCCGTCCGGGAGATCCTCAAGAACCTGTTCATGAAGGGGATCATGGTGAACATCAACCAGATCCTCGACGCCGACGTCGTGAGCGGCGTCGCCCGGGAGTACGGGTTCACCGTCGAGTCCGTCTCCTACGAGGAGGACCTCTTCGAAACCGAGTTCCTGGAAAGCGACAAGGAACACTACACCTTCCGCGGCCCGGTGGTGACGGTCATGGGCCACGTGGACCACGGCAAGACCTCGCTGCTGGACGCCATCCGGCAGACCATGGTGGCCGCGAAGGAAGCCGGCGGGATCACCCAGCACATCGGCGCCTACAAGGTGGAGGTCAACGACCGCCGGATCACCTTCATCGACACCCCCGGCCACGAGGCGTTCACCCTCATGCGCGCCCGCGGGGCGCAGATCACGGACATCGTCGTCCTGGTGGTCGCCGCGGACGACGGGGTCATGCCCCAGACGGTGGAGGCGGTGCAGCACGCCCGGGCCGCCGGCGTCCCCATCGTCGTGGCCATCAACAAGATCGACAAGCCCAACGCCAACATCGACCGGGTGAAACACGACCTGGCGGCCCTCGACCTGATTTCCGAGGAGTGGGGCGGCAAGAACGTCTTCTGCGAGGTCTCGGCGAAGAAGCACATCAACATCGACCACCTCCTGGAGATGATCCTCCTGGTGGCCGACCTGCAGGAACTCAAGGCCAACCCCCAGACCAAGGCCATGGGGACGGTCATCGAGTCCCGCCTCGACCGGGCGCGGGGCCCCGTGGCCACCCTCCTGGTGCAGAACGGCACCCTCTTCGAGCGCGACTACATCGTGGCGGGCTCCATCTCCGGCAAGATCCGGGCCATGCACGACGAGAACAACCGCCGCATCGACATGGCGGGACCGTCCACCCCCGTGATGGTCCTGGGCCTCGAAAACGTGCCGCAGGCCGGCGAGAAGTTCTTCGCCACCGACGACATCTCCAAGGCCCGCCAGCTCAGCCTCTACCGCCAGCAGAAGCAGCGGGAGGAACTCCTCCGGAAAACCGACACCCGCGTCAGCCTGGAGACCCTCTTCGAGAAGCTTCAGCAGGGGCAGATCAAGGAACTGCCCATCATCCTCAAGGTCGACGTGCAGGGCTCCCGGGACGCCATCGAGACCCTGCTGAACCGGCTCAGCACCGAGAAGGTGAAGATCCGGATCCTTCACAGCGCGGTGGGCGCCATCAACGAGAACGACGTCCTGCTGGCGTCGGCCTCCAACGCCATCGTGGTGGGCTTCAACGTCAAGCCCTCCAAGATGGCCGAGGACCTGGCCCAGCGCGAGAACGTGGACATCCACTTCTACAACGTCATCTACACCATCGCCGACGACATCAAGAAGGCCATGGAGGGCCTTCTGGAGTTCACCCAGCGGGAGACGGTCATCGGGACCGCCACGGTCCGCGACACCTTCCGGATCACGGGGATCGGCACCATCGCCGGGACCTACGTCCAGGACGGGGTCATCCGGCGGGACAGCCGGGTCCGCCTCTTCCGCGGCGGCGCCGTGGTCTACGACAGTCGCATCTCCTCCCTCAAGCGCTTCAAGGAGGACACCACCGAGGTGAAGGCGGGGTACGAGTGCGGCGTGGGGATCGAGAACTACAACGACATCAAGGTCGACGACGAGCTTCAGTTCTACGTCGTGGAAAAGGTGAAGGCAACCCTGGATTCGTGA
- the nusA gene encoding transcription termination/antitermination protein NusA, translated as MGNSLISAIEQISREKSLDQDVIIHAIEDAMVAAAKKYFKTKEDIKARLNRDTGVIDIFAVKTIVANVENTAVEIGLDEAMSLDDSLVEGDVVEIPKPTEGLGRIAAQIAKQVIIQRVRDAEKDRVFDNFKDKEHSLVTGIVKRYEDRNVVFEVGDAEAYLPYKEQVHGENYARGERMRLLVLRVGKSSKEPQIVVSRSHPDLIRNLFMLEVPEISESTVVVKGIEREAGERTKIAVWSREADVDPVGACVGMKGSRIMTIIKELRGEKIDIIEWAEDPVDFAVNALSPAEIVRVLIKEPSRKIMEVIVDNDNLSLAIGKKGQNVRLASRLIGWQIDIKSEEEKRREIEGEMRNMGERLAAENPPPASEE; from the coding sequence ATGGGAAACAGCTTGATCAGCGCCATCGAACAGATCAGCCGCGAGAAAAGCCTTGACCAGGACGTGATCATCCACGCCATCGAGGACGCCATGGTGGCGGCGGCGAAGAAGTACTTCAAGACCAAGGAGGACATCAAGGCGCGCCTGAACCGTGACACGGGCGTGATCGACATCTTCGCCGTGAAGACCATCGTGGCGAACGTGGAGAACACCGCCGTCGAGATCGGCTTAGACGAGGCGATGTCCCTGGACGACTCCCTGGTGGAGGGCGACGTGGTGGAGATCCCCAAGCCCACGGAAGGCCTCGGGCGCATCGCGGCCCAGATCGCGAAGCAGGTCATCATCCAGCGGGTGCGCGACGCCGAGAAGGACCGGGTCTTCGACAACTTCAAGGACAAGGAGCACAGCCTGGTGACGGGGATCGTCAAGCGCTACGAGGACCGCAACGTGGTCTTCGAGGTGGGCGACGCCGAGGCCTACCTGCCCTACAAGGAGCAGGTCCACGGCGAGAACTACGCCCGCGGCGAGCGCATGCGGCTGCTGGTCCTGCGGGTCGGCAAGTCCTCGAAGGAGCCCCAGATCGTCGTGTCGCGGTCCCACCCCGACCTGATCCGCAACCTCTTCATGCTGGAGGTCCCGGAAATCTCCGAGAGCACCGTGGTGGTCAAGGGGATCGAGCGCGAGGCGGGCGAGCGGACCAAGATCGCCGTGTGGAGCCGGGAAGCCGACGTGGACCCCGTGGGGGCCTGCGTGGGGATGAAAGGGTCCCGGATCATGACCATCATCAAGGAACTCCGCGGCGAGAAGATCGACATCATCGAGTGGGCCGAGGACCCCGTCGATTTCGCCGTCAACGCCCTGAGCCCGGCGGAGATCGTGCGCGTGCTCATCAAGGAGCCCTCGCGCAAGATCATGGAGGTGATCGTGGACAACGACAACCTCTCCCTCGCCATCGGGAAGAAGGGGCAGAACGTCCGCCTGGCCTCCCGCCTCATCGGGTGGCAGATCGACATCAAGAGCGAGGAGGAGAAGCGTCGCGAGATCGAAGGCGAAATGCGGAACATGGGAGAAAGGCTGGCGGCGGAGAACCCTCCTCCCGCGAGCGAAGAATGA
- a CDS encoding ribosome maturation factor RimP translates to MKTDTVQRLAREAAELCGVELYHVEWSSGHRGILRVTIDRPEGVTVGDCERVSRELGTLLDVEDPVPGRYTLEVSSPGLDRRLHTPAHFRANAGREIELRLKVAADGSRRFTGVLEGPDDEGFSLLAADGARRRFAWGDVETARLIVKF, encoded by the coding sequence GTGAAAACGGACACCGTCCAGCGCCTGGCCAGGGAAGCCGCCGAACTCTGCGGCGTGGAACTCTACCACGTCGAGTGGTCCTCCGGGCACCGCGGCATCCTCCGCGTCACCATCGACCGGCCGGAAGGGGTGACCGTCGGGGACTGCGAGCGGGTCAGCCGGGAACTGGGCACGCTGCTGGACGTGGAAGACCCCGTCCCGGGCCGGTACACCCTCGAGGTGTCCTCCCCGGGCCTCGACCGCCGGCTGCACACGCCGGCGCACTTCCGCGCCAACGCCGGCCGCGAGATCGAGCTGCGCCTGAAGGTCGCGGCGGACGGCTCGCGCCGGTTCACCGGGGTCCTGGAGGGGCCCGACGACGAGGGGTTTTCCCTCCTGGCCGCGGACGGGGCCCGGCGGCGCTTCGCCTGGGGGGACGTCGAAACCGCCCGATTGATCGTGAAATTCTAA
- a CDS encoding FecR domain-containing protein: MKSRIFNLLTFVVVLFSFGLVLGAERIPRISYVGGDVAIQVQGDNGWESADTNMPLQEGDLLSAEKNGLAEVQVDDGSFIRVNRSSELRFEQLRRDRVLLNMRFGDVIVHVRSSADYFVQTPQGTVRLQQEGIYRVTVENANIVEIQVKSGRAHFENSEVSRKVASGRRLVVTDGDEEVMGYLSREDDFDEWSDERDSRFASVYQSSRYIPASVSYGVYDLDTYGSWVNVPSYGYCWRPTSVWSDWAPYRYGYWRHCGGWGYTWVSYDPWGWLPYHYGRWSYTSSWGWVWLPGSSWGIDVWCPGVVRFSMWGGNVGWCPLGPGDYYWDYWRYGNGYHHGHNNYYNCVNVNHNAVTYVNTDDFRRGRPIGAGAYNRNLLIGNSARGSQAVNFRTDSSTGRQLFQRERVLAGAPRIDPLRTASAGRVASGRSRDVSARDGSSSPAYGRGSSSRYEGRGAQPSSQASRGSARSDDTYTRGAGGSPRSDTGSRGSQGASSDRGNRGRPGVESGSSSDSSRSRSYEGSSSSRSGGSSRSDTSRGSSGSSRSDSSRGSSDTSRGSSGSSRSDYSRGSSDSSSRGSSGSSGSDSSRGNPGSSSTSPSRPGRSDSDSSYNRGRSGSSDAYPSYRASGYDGSSRSASSESSRGSYSTPSSSSRSSSTSSPSYSRSSDSSRSSSGSSRSYSPPSSSSSRSYSPPPSSSSSGRSYSPPPSSSSSRSYSPPPSSSSRSYSPPPSSSSSGRSYSPPSSSSSSGRSYSPPPSSSSSRSYSPPPSSSGGGSSRGGSSSSSSSSSSSSSGSRDSGRHR, from the coding sequence ATGAAAAGCAGAATCTTCAACCTTCTCACGTTCGTCGTGGTGCTTTTCTCTTTCGGCCTGGTCCTGGGCGCGGAACGCATCCCCCGCATCAGCTACGTCGGGGGTGACGTCGCCATCCAGGTGCAGGGGGACAACGGGTGGGAAAGCGCGGACACCAACATGCCTCTCCAGGAGGGCGACCTTCTCTCCGCGGAGAAGAACGGCCTCGCGGAGGTCCAGGTGGACGACGGCAGCTTCATCCGGGTGAACCGGTCCAGCGAGCTGCGCTTCGAGCAGCTGCGCCGGGACCGGGTCCTCCTGAACATGCGCTTCGGTGACGTGATCGTCCACGTCCGGAGCAGCGCGGACTACTTCGTCCAGACCCCCCAGGGCACCGTCCGGCTCCAGCAGGAAGGGATCTACCGGGTCACGGTCGAGAACGCCAACATCGTCGAGATCCAGGTGAAATCCGGCCGGGCCCACTTCGAGAACAGCGAGGTGTCCCGGAAGGTCGCCTCCGGCCGGCGGCTGGTGGTGACCGACGGCGACGAGGAGGTCATGGGCTACCTCAGCCGGGAGGACGACTTCGACGAGTGGAGCGACGAGCGGGACTCCCGCTTCGCGTCGGTCTACCAGTCGAGCCGGTACATCCCCGCCTCGGTGAGCTACGGCGTCTACGACCTGGACACCTACGGGTCCTGGGTGAACGTGCCCAGCTACGGCTACTGCTGGCGGCCGACGTCGGTCTGGTCCGACTGGGCCCCCTACCGCTACGGCTACTGGCGGCACTGCGGGGGCTGGGGTTACACCTGGGTTTCCTACGATCCCTGGGGGTGGCTGCCGTACCACTACGGGCGCTGGTCCTACACCTCTTCGTGGGGCTGGGTCTGGCTGCCCGGCAGTTCCTGGGGGATCGACGTGTGGTGCCCGGGCGTGGTCCGGTTCTCCATGTGGGGCGGCAACGTCGGGTGGTGCCCCCTGGGCCCCGGGGACTACTACTGGGACTACTGGCGCTACGGGAACGGTTACCACCACGGCCACAACAACTACTACAACTGCGTGAACGTCAACCACAACGCGGTGACCTACGTCAACACGGACGACTTCCGCCGGGGGCGGCCCATCGGCGCGGGGGCCTACAACCGGAACCTGCTCATCGGGAACTCCGCCCGCGGCTCCCAGGCCGTCAACTTCCGGACCGACAGCAGCACCGGCCGGCAGCTCTTCCAGCGTGAACGGGTCCTGGCGGGCGCCCCCCGCATCGACCCCCTCCGGACCGCTTCCGCCGGCCGGGTCGCCTCCGGGCGGAGCCGGGACGTCAGCGCCCGCGACGGGTCAAGCTCCCCGGCCTACGGGCGCGGGTCCTCCTCCCGCTACGAGGGGCGCGGGGCGCAGCCGTCCTCCCAGGCCTCCCGGGGCAGTGCCCGGTCCGATGACACCTACACCCGCGGCGCCGGCGGTTCGCCCCGCTCCGACACGGGGAGCCGGGGCAGCCAGGGGGCCTCCTCCGACCGCGGCAACCGCGGGCGCCCGGGGGTGGAATCCGGCTCCAGCAGCGACTCGTCCCGTTCCCGGTCCTACGAGGGCTCGTCCTCCAGCCGGTCCGGGGGGTCCTCCCGCTCCGACACCTCCCGGGGGTCTTCGGGTTCCAGCCGGAGCGACTCCTCCCGGGGGTCGTCCGACACCTCCCGGGGGTCCTCGGGCTCCAGCCGGAGCGACTACTCCCGGGGGTCGTCCGATTCTTCTTCGCGCGGCTCCTCGGGGTCGAGCGGCAGCGACAGCTCCCGGGGCAACCCGGGGTCCTCCTCGACGTCCCCGTCGCGGCCCGGGCGAAGTGACAGCGACTCGTCCTACAACCGCGGCCGGTCCGGTTCCAGCGACGCCTACCCGAGCTATCGCGCTTCGGGATACGACGGTTCCTCCCGTTCCGCTTCCTCCGAATCCTCCCGGGGCTCCTATTCCACTCCGAGTTCCTCTTCCCGGTCCTCCTCCACGAGTTCCCCGTCGTACTCGCGGTCCTCCGACTCCTCGCGGTCTTCGAGCGGCTCGAGCCGCTCCTACTCGCCGCCCTCTTCTTCGTCGAGCCGGTCGTACTCGCCGCCGCCCTCGTCCTCCTCCTCGGGGCGTTCGTACTCGCCGCCGCCCTCTTCTTCGTCGAGCCGGTCGTATTCGCCGCCGCCTTCTTCTTCGAGCCGGTCCTATTCGCCGCCCCCCTCGTCCTCCTCGTCGGGGCGCTCCTACTCGCCGCCGTCC